Genomic window (Xylanimonas protaetiae):
CTCCTGGAACGCGTCCGTGCCGATGAGCGACGCGCCGACCTGGCCCGTGATCGCCACCAGGGGGATGGAGTCCATGTTGGCGTCGGCGAGCGGCGTGACCAGGTTGGTCGCGCCAGGGCCCGATGTCGCCATGGTGACGCCGACCCTGCCCGTCGCGTGGGCGTAGCCGGAGGCCGCGTGCCCGCCGCCCTGCTCGTGGCGCACCAGGATGTGCCGCAGGCGGGTGGAGTCCATCAGGGGGTCGTACAGCGGGAGGATCGCGCCGCCGGGGATGCCGAAGACGACCTCCGCGCCCACCTCCTCGAGCGAGCGGACGACTGACTGTGCGCCAGTCATCGCCTCGCCGGCTGCGGCCGCGGGGGCCGTGGGTGCGCCGGGGAGGACGACGGAGCTGCGCGCGGCGACCTGTGCGGGGCTCGGGGGCGGCGTAGCCATCGGTGTCTCCTGCCGTTCGGTGGTGCGGGGGCAATGAAAAACCCCCCGATCCCAGGGATGGTGCTGCTGGGACGATCGAGGGGTGAGCGCGCTGACGATGCCGTCGGAACGTCTGGCTTCAGCCAGCGCGCCCGGTGAGTACTACGAGGCGGATCGTCTGCATGCCCAGAACTTACGCCCGCGCGGCGCGCGGTGTCATGCTGCGTGGCGCTCTTCCCACATCTTGGGATCGCTGTTCGTCCGTCGGACGGTGGTCAGGGCGCCTCGACGCCCAGCGCGAGCGCCGCCGCCGTGATCTCCTTCGCGAGCGCCGCGTCCCGCCGGGAGAGCCCGCCGACGTCGTGCGACGTGAGCCGCACGGTCACGGTGCCGTAGCGCAGGTCGACGTCGGGATGGTGGTTCGCGGCGTCCGCCAGCGCGGCGATGCGGGCCACGAGCCGCGCCCCGACGTCGAACGTGCCCGTGTGGAACACGGCGGTCGCGGCGGCCTCCGGCACCCAGGGGCCGGTGCCCACCGCGGCGTGGAAGTCCTCGGCTGTGATCGCGTCGTCGCTCATGCCGCCCAGCCTGGCCCCAGCAGGGTCGGGCTGCTACTCGAGCACCGCGCCGCGGGAGGCGGACTGCACCAGCTTGGTGTACTTCGCGAGCACGCCCCGCGTGTAGCCGTGGGCCAGCGGCGCCCAGCCGTCGCGCCGGCCCGCGAGCTCGGCGTCGTCGACCAGCAGGTCGAGCGTCTTGGCGCGCACGTCCAGCCGGATCCGGTCGCCGTCGCGCACGAA
Coding sequences:
- a CDS encoding 4a-hydroxytetrahydrobiopterin dehydratase; protein product: MSDDAITAEDFHAAVGTGPWVPEAAATAVFHTGTFDVGARLVARIAALADAANHHPDVDLRYGTVTVRLTSHDVGGLSRRDAALAKEITAAALALGVEAP